One Clostridia bacterium DNA window includes the following coding sequences:
- a CDS encoding YHS domain-containing protein: protein MVRCPVCGMAMDEATAAELGAEVVEHAGETLYFCGRYCRDAFVKEPARYLARRGDGAGAEAGEDPS, encoded by the coding sequence ATGGTTCGCTGTCCGGTGTGCGGCATGGCCATGGACGAGGCGACCGCCGCGGAGCTCGGCGCGGAGGTCGTGGAGCATGCGGGAGAAACGTTGTACTTTTGCGGCCGGTACTGTCGCGACGCGTTCGTGAAGGAACCCGCGCGGTACCTGGCGCGGCGAGGCGACGGCGCAGGCGCTGAGGCCGGCGAGGATCCGTCGTGA